The Anaeromyxobacter sp. Fw109-5 genomic interval GTGACCGGCCTCGAGGGTGAGCAGGTAGCCCTCCGCCTCGGGGCCACCGATGTCCCCCACGATGCGCGCGATCCGCGCGGTCAGCGCGGGATCGCCCCCCTGCGCGACCTCGATGAGCGCTCCCACGGCGCGGGGGTCTCCGATCTGCGCGAGGGCGCCGACCGCGCGCTGGACGATGTCGGGGTCGCCGTCGCGAAGCCGCTCGAGCAGCGCCGGGATGGCCTCCGGGCTGCGCCGCTCCGCGAGGACGCGGATGGCATGATCGCGCACCCGGGCGTCCTGCGAGCCGAGATCCAGGATCAGCGCGTCGAGCGGCTTCGCCTCGGCCGCGAAGCCGAGCGCGAGCCCCTTCGCGGCGTCCGCCACCGCCAGCCCGAACGCGGTGCGCCACGCGTCGCGGGGCGTGCGGCCGGCGAGCGTCGCCGTCGCCGTGCTCGTCTCGTGGACGAGGTCGCCCGCCTCGGGGCGCGACGGCGCGAGCTCCAGCTCGACGGCGATCTCGACGCGCGGGGCGCTGCCGGCGAACCCGTCCGGCGCGAGCCGCACCCCGAGCACGTCGACGCGGGCACGATAGGCGTGGTCGCCCTTCCCCTGACGGAACCCTGCCTCGGAGAGCGCGGTGCGCGCCGACGTCTCGAGGCTCGTCGCGTCGAGTCCCGCCTCCCGCATCGGCTCGGAGAGCGCCCCTTCCGCGACCCGCACCGAAGCGACGGCGGGGAAGGCGTCCCGGCGGCAAGCGGTCCCGGCGGCCAGCACGGCGGCGACGCCGACCGCGATCACCGTGCTGGCGCCCCGCGAGCCCGCCATCGGCCGCTAGCTCCCGCTCGTTCCGCCGTCGCCGTCGGGCCGCTCCGCCGCGGGAGCGGACGGCTCACGCTGAGGGGCAGCCGCGGGCTCGACATCCTTCTGGCCGGCCGCTGCCACGGGTGCGCCGCCAGGCTGGGCGGCGCCTTGCGTGGCTGCGCCGCCCTCGCGAGCGCGGCCGCGTCCACCACGCCGCCGCCGGCGCCGCCGGCGGCGGCGACGCTCTCCAGCGGCGTCCGCCGGGCCCTCTCCCGCCGCCACGGTCTCCTCCTGCGTCGCCTCGACCTCCTCGCCCTCCTCGTCTCCCTCCGGTCCATCGTCATCGAGCTCGCCGCCCAGCTCGCCCTCCCCCTCCTCGGCGAGCGAGCGCTCCACCGTACGCGGCGCCGACATGGTGACCATCACGGCGTCAGCGGCCGCTGCCGCGCTGGCGATGACCTCGAGCGGCTCCGGACCGGAAGCGGGGACCGGCTCGGCGGCCGACTCGGCCGTGGGCGCCTCCTCGCGGAGGGGCTCGCGCGGCTCGCGGCTCTCGCGCGGCTCGCGGCCCGCACGCGGCTCGCGGCTCTCGCGCGGCTCGCGGCTCTCGCGCGGCTCGCGGCCTTCGCGCGGCTCGCGGCCTTCGCGCGGCTCACGGCCCTCGCGCGGCTCACGGCTCTCGCGCGGCTCGCGGCCTTCGCGCGGCTCGCGGCCTTCGCGCGGCTCACGGCTCTCGCGTGGCTCACGGCCCTCGCGTGGCTCCCGCCCCTCGCGCGGTTCACGGCCCTCGCGCGGTTCACGGCCCTCGCGCGGCTCGCGCCGCTCCCGCTCCTCCCTCCGCGCGCGCCGGGCAGCCTCCTCCTTCTCGGCCGCCTCGGCGGCGGAGCGGAAGAAGTCCTCGTCGACCTCGGGGATCACGATCGGCGCGGTGCCGAGCCCGACGTCGGCGAACGCCTCGGCGAGCGCTTCTCCGCAGAGGAGCACGATG includes:
- a CDS encoding HEAT repeat domain-containing protein — its product is MAGSRGASTVIAVGVAAVLAAGTACRRDAFPAVASVRVAEGALSEPMREAGLDATSLETSARTALSEAGFRQGKGDHAYRARVDVLGVRLAPDGFAGSAPRVEIAVELELAPSRPEAGDLVHETSTATATLAGRTPRDAWRTAFGLAVADAAKGLALGFAAEAKPLDALILDLGSQDARVRDHAIRVLAERRSPEAIPALLERLRDGDPDIVQRAVGALAQIGDPRAVGALIEVAQGGDPALTARIARIVGDIGGPEAEGYLLTLEAGHPDPAVRRAAREALADLSARAEAAEAQVSAKMRAP